One Sporosarcina sp. FSL W8-0480 genomic window, GAATAAGACTCCTTCCCTATATTCGACTTCAAATTTAATTGAATGTATACTTTTGAGGCTATCTTTCAAAGAAGAATTAATGGATCGGGCAGTAACACGTTTAAAGTATTCGATTTTACCTGTTTTCTTTTTGGGTGACTTCGATACTTTATGTTCAATCTTATGCAACTCTTGTGAAAAAGCATGAACAATGTCAGATTTTATATTAGGAAAGCTTTTTAAAAATAATTCTGCATTTCGATGGTATATTTCATCAGCGATAAAAAAACGTGAGCTTTTTCGTTTCTTCCATTCCTTCATATCTGAAGGGTCGATTTTTATCATTAAATTTTACAACCCCTTAAACCTTATTTTCTTATAGTCTCCAATAACCATCTAATCCTGAACTAATCCAGCAATGTATTCACTATCCAACCAAAAAGCCTGTTTAGTAATCTTCCGGCCGTCGGGCAACGAAACCTGATCACTACCATCCCTTGCTTTCGGTCGAATATGGCACAGACCATTAGACTTAGGTTTTGGAAGATTGTTGTTTACAATTACCCTAGTCTTTTGTTGCACAGGTTCAAGTTCGATTCCTTGGCGAATCAAATTTTGTACATGCTTCCAAAAGTCTTTAAGCCGGCCATCAATTTCAGACATAGGCATATTCCACAATGTAATTCCTTCGAAATATAGTTTTCTTTTCGGGTTTTCCTTTTCTGTTTCCCTGTATTTAAAGACGACAAAAAGAAGCTTTGTTTCAGAAAAGTATTCTTTCAGCCAGCTATCTTCCCAATCGTCATTTGCCCATTCGTTGAAGTCGATATTTCTGAACGACATATGCTCTTTCGGAAAACCATTCGGTTCCAATCGAACAGTTTTAAGTTGAATATTTGCTTTAGCAAATTCCTCGACCTGTTCAAGTTTCGTGCCTTTGATACCCAAAAGACTGCTGACAAAAAGTTGAAGGAAACTCTTGGCTTTATGATTAACTTCGATTTCAGTCATAGCCGCTATTTCATCTAACGGTTTTCCTATATACGGTTGAAACTTTTCATTAAGAATTTCAAGTAACGTTTTCTTCTTAAGTTCCGCGGGAGAAGTGATTCGCACAAGGTCTTCCTGAGAAATTATCTTCCGGATTAAGGCTGTCATATAGCTCTGCTTCAGTGAATATGCACGTTGCATTGCTGAAATGCTGTTATATGGCTGTTCCCTCAACGACCCCTTGTTAGCCCCTTTGGTACTTGCGGCCAGGTAATTCGTGTCTGCTTCGGAAAGTTCGTGGGCAAGCCCTGCCTTTATTTTATCGTTGATTAACTGCCAGTCCTGTTTAATAATTTCCAAGTCTTCTTCGGTGTATTTATGTAAATATGACTTGATGATCCTGTAATCGGCTCTTTTTATTTCGGGTAGCCACTCATAGAACATTAAGAGTAACTCCTTATTCTTATTCCAAAAGCTTGATGTATCGAATGTGGTGTTAACCTCATCCATATAATTGATAATATTGAGAACCAATCTTTCTTTAGCTGAAAGTGTACCGTTCTTATTCTTCCTGACGGGGGTCACTTTCAATTCTATGCCCAGATCTGCAAAATCTGCTTCACTTACAGAATTCACTTGATAGCCAAAAAAACTTTCCTCAATTATCTGCCCCAATTGGCCCTTAGATCTTTCGTTTTTTATTCTACCGCTTTGATCGATATCCCCAAATGTACGTCCTTCAGCCTGTCGCGCCTTATACATTAATTCTTCCTCACTTTTATAATGCAAAAGACATTCCTCCTTTCCAGTCGTTACCATTATCCTATCATAAATGAATAAAAAAAAGCCGATACCTAAGTATCAGCTTAAAGTAAATTCCAATTGAACGTCAGTTGGTTCGCTCGCTTTTTCGATTTCCTCGATTCGTTTTCCCATTATTTCAATGAGGTTTACAACCAATGCATTTCCCATACAGAAATATCTCATTCTATCCGACATTCCTGCTGTCCAGTTATCAGGAAACCCATTCAGTCTTTCGCATTCTAAAGGGGTTAAGAATCGTTTTCGACCATTAACTTCAACAATATGGGTGCTACGATTGATTGATCCTTCACTCGTCAACATTGTCCTGCCCGGCTTGTCCAGCTCATCGGTCGGTGACATACCGCCTTCAGAGAACGTATACTTATGGCCATCCGCAGATGTACGCTCAATCTTTTTTGGTCCACGAAGATATTTGAACTTCTCTTCTACCTCAGTCGTGAGGTAGAATTTCTCCTCAACCATGTTTTCGTCAATGAGGATGTCCTTCAGGGGAGTAGGTTTCTTCATTATTGGATCAACATGTGCTGTGTAAATCCCGCCATTCCGCATGATTCCTGCAGTATGGAAGTTTAAAGAATACTCATCTGAGATTTTGACAATATCCTCAGGGAGGAGATCCCTTTCAATCCGGTTCTTGTAAGGTTCCTTTTCGACAGGGAATGACTTGGCGAAGAAGCCCTTTTCAAATACTATATCGTAATCATCCAGTTCCCGCTGACTTTCCTCAAAAGAAATATTGTTTTTATATGCAAATATGAAAACCCTTCTTCTTCTTTGGGCAAAGCCGTATTCAGCCGCGTTTATCACACGCCATTCCACACTGTAGCCCAGGTCACGGAACGTTGCGAGCATGACTGCGAAGTCTCGGCCTCGTTGAGAAGAAGGGGATTTAAGCAATCTATCTACGTTTTCGAGCAAAACATACTTAGGGAGGGTGCTTTTAATTATTCTTTTGATTTCCCAAAATAGCACACCTTTTTTGCCACGGATACCTTGTTCTCCTGACAGGGTGCGTGCTACAGAGTAATCCTGACATGGAAACCCTCCGACTATCATGTCAGGTCCAATTTCTTCGAATGTATCATCAGACACTGTTGCTATATCTTCGTTGCTATGAGTTCCTTTTTGGAAGTTGCGTGCATAACATTCAAAAGCATCTTGGGCTTTACGGGAAGGCTCCCATTGATTACCCCATAAGACATCGAAAAGGCGGGGGTTAGCTTGTTCTAATCCTTGACGAAATCCACCGACGCCAGCGAATAATTCAATTACCTTTAGACTGTTGCTGTCAGACATTTTCGAACACCCTTTCGGTCATTTTCTCTATTATAACCTATTTCGACAAAAAGATCAAGATCAAAGTTTAGAATTAGGACTTATTTTTTGCTTTTATATTGAAGTTTTACTTCATTCACAAAATCCATCGTTTCATCCGCTGCCTTTTCGATGTCCTCCCGTATTTCATGTTCCCACACTCTTTTGACATGCCAATCTATCTCCGAGTAATACTTTGATATCTCTGTATCCCTCTCCAGGTTGCGTTTAAATTTCTTATCCCAAAATTCCTCGTTGCTTTTGGGACGCTTGAAATGCTCAGGACATACGTGCCAGAAACACGAATCAACGAAGATTACAATCTTGTACCTATTTATTGCGATATCGGGTGTTCCTTTTAAAGATCTGACATTACGGCGGAAACGAAGACCTCTTCTCCATAGTGCACTTGCAAACATATTCTCCAAC contains:
- a CDS encoding Sau3AI family type II restriction endonuclease, whose product is MHYKSEEELMYKARQAEGRTFGDIDQSGRIKNERSKGQLGQIIEESFFGYQVNSVSEADFADLGIELKVTPVRKNKNGTLSAKERLVLNIINYMDEVNTTFDTSSFWNKNKELLLMFYEWLPEIKRADYRIIKSYLHKYTEEDLEIIKQDWQLINDKIKAGLAHELSEADTNYLAASTKGANKGSLREQPYNSISAMQRAYSLKQSYMTALIRKIISQEDLVRITSPAELKKKTLLEILNEKFQPYIGKPLDEIAAMTEIEVNHKAKSFLQLFVSSLLGIKGTKLEQVEEFAKANIQLKTVRLEPNGFPKEHMSFRNIDFNEWANDDWEDSWLKEYFSETKLLFVVFKYRETEKENPKRKLYFEGITLWNMPMSEIDGRLKDFWKHVQNLIRQGIELEPVQQKTRVIVNNNLPKPKSNGLCHIRPKARDGSDQVSLPDGRKITKQAFWLDSEYIAGLVQD
- the dcm gene encoding DNA (cytosine-5-)-methyltransferase — its product is MSDSNSLKVIELFAGVGGFRQGLEQANPRLFDVLWGNQWEPSRKAQDAFECYARNFQKGTHSNEDIATVSDDTFEEIGPDMIVGGFPCQDYSVARTLSGEQGIRGKKGVLFWEIKRIIKSTLPKYVLLENVDRLLKSPSSQRGRDFAVMLATFRDLGYSVEWRVINAAEYGFAQRRRRVFIFAYKNNISFEESQRELDDYDIVFEKGFFAKSFPVEKEPYKNRIERDLLPEDIVKISDEYSLNFHTAGIMRNGGIYTAHVDPIMKKPTPLKDILIDENMVEEKFYLTTEVEEKFKYLRGPKKIERTSADGHKYTFSEGGMSPTDELDKPGRTMLTSEGSINRSTHIVEVNGRKRFLTPLECERLNGFPDNWTAGMSDRMRYFCMGNALVVNLIEIMGKRIEEIEKASEPTDVQLEFTLS
- a CDS encoding very short patch repair endonuclease, with translation MADIMSKEQRSKTMSKIKAKSKLENMFASALWRRGLRFRRNVRSLKGTPDIAINRYKIVIFVDSCFWHVCPEHFKRPKSNEEFWDKKFKRNLERDTEISKYYSEIDWHVKRVWEHEIREDIEKAADETMDFVNEVKLQYKSKK